A stretch of DNA from Mycobacterium senriense:
GGGTGACCTTGCTGCGAAATACGTAGTCCTCGAGGAACGTCACCGCGCCGGCGTTTTCCATTGCGCCGGCGTTGAATTCGGGGACGAACAGCTGATCGTATTTCCCGAAGGCGTAGGGCAAACCAAAGTTCTTGTGATAGAAGCTGAATCCCTGCTTGGTCTGGGTGAACAGCCGGTCGGCGTCCATGTGTTTGGCCAGCGAGGAGCGACAGAAGATGCCCAGTGGGATTTCGCCGTGCTCGTCGGTGTAGGAGTCGTTCCACTCGGCGTAGGGACCGGCGATCAGGGCGACCAGGTAGGTGCTCATCCGCGGCGTGGTGGCGAAGGTGTGCAGGCCGTTGTTCACCGACACCGTCGCGCCGTTGGAGATCACTTTCCAGTGCGCGGGCGCGGTCACCCGCACGTCGAAGGTCGCCTTCATGTCCGGCTGGTCGAAGCAGGCGAACATGCGCTTGGCGTCAGCGGTTTCGAACTGCGAGTACAGGTAGGTCTCGTTGTCGACCGGGTCGACGAACCGATGCAGACCTTCACCGGTGTTCGAGTAGAGACAGTCCGCGTCGACGACGACGACGTTGCGGTCGGCCAACCCGCGCAGGGGGATACCGGTCGACTCGTCGTATCCGGAGACGTCCAGATCGCGCCCGTTGAGCGTGGCGCCGCGGATGGTGTCGGCCGCGATGTCGATGACCGAGTCGGCGCCGGCCAGCGCGTCGAACACCACCGTGGTGATCGAGCGGAAGGTCCGTTCGCCGGGGGAGCCGGAGCCGTCGGTGAGATCGAGGTCGATCTGATAGCTGGCGACGGTGATCAGCGAGGCGCGCTCGACGGCTTGTTCGCGGGTGAGGTTGGGGAGAGCCACGTGTCCAACTTACGGGTCGGGCAAACCGGGAACAGGATGCAGACGCCTACGGTTGTGCAGATCGGACTTTTAACTCCACGAGAGGATTCGCCATGCCTGACGCCGCCGCCGCGAAGAACAAAGCCGATTTCTGGTTCGATCCGCTGTGTCCCTGGGCATGGATCACCTCACGCTGGATCCTCGAAGTGGAGAAGGTTCGCGACATCGACGTGAACTTCCATGTGATGAGCTTGGCGGTGCTCAACGAAAACCGCGAAGGTCTGCCGGAGGAGTACCGCGAACGGATGGTGAAGGCGTTCGGTCCGGTGCGGGTGGCGATCGCCGCCGAGCAGGCCCACGGTGCCGAGGTGCTGGCGCCGCTGTACACCGCGATGGGAACCCGGATCCACAACGAGGGCAACAAAGATCTGGATGACGTGATCAAGCTGGCGCTGGCCGACGCGGGCCTGCCGGCCGAGTTGGCGGAGGCCGCGAACAGCGAGGAGTACGACGAGGCGCTGCGCAAGAGCCACCATGCCGGCATGGACGCGGTGGGCGACGACGTCGGCACCCCGACCATCCACGTCAACGACGTGGCGTTCTTCGGGCCGGTGCTCTCCAAGATTCCGCGCGGTGAGGAAGCGGGCAAGCTGTGGGACGCCTCGGTCACCTTCGCGTCCTACCCGCACTTCTTCGAGCTCAAGCGCAGCCGCACCGAGAAGCCGGACTTCGACTAGACACGATGGTGGCGATGGTGGCGACCCACTGCGATCGCCACCAGACGGGTCGGGCGGCGATCCACTGCGATCGCCACCAGACGGGTCGGCGGGCGGCTGTGTAAGGATTGCGGGCATGCGCGTCTACCTCGGCTCTGACCACGCCGGATTCGAGCTCAAGCAGCAGATCATCGACCACCTAACGAAATCCGGGCACGAGCCGATCGATTGCGGCGCCTTCAGCTACGACGCCGAAGACGATTACCCGGCCTTCTGCATCGCCGCCGCGACACGCACGGTGGCCGACCCGGGCAGCCTGGGCATCGTGCTGGGCGGGTCGGGCAACGGCGAGCAGATCGCCGCCAACAAGGTGCCCGGTGCCCGCTGCGCGCTGGCCTGGAGCGTCGAAACGGCGACGCTGGCCCGCGAGCACAACAACGCCCAACTGATCGGCATCGGCGGTCGCATGCACACCGTGGCCGAGGCCCTGGCCTTCGTCGACGCCTTCTTGACCACGCCGTGGTCCAAAGCCGAACGCCACCAACGGCGTATCGACATACTCGCCGAATACGAACGCACCCACCAAGCCCCGCCGGTGCCCGGCGCGGCGGGTTGACGCCGGAAGGGTCTGCGCGTGCCCGAAGGGCATACCCTGCACCGGCTGGCCCGGCTGCACCAACGCCGGTACGCCGGCGCCCCCGTCGCGGTGTCCAGCCCACAGGGCCGCTTCGCTGACTCGGCCGCGGTGGTCGACGGCCGCGTGCTGCAGCGCACCAGCGCATGGGGCAAACACCTGTTCCACCACTACGCCGGCGGCCCGATCGTGCACGTGCACCTCGGCCTGTACGGCGCCTTCACCGAATGGGAACGTCCCGGCGACGGCCTATTCCCCGAGGCGATCGGGCAAGTGCGGATGCGCATGATCGGCACCCGCTACGGCACCGACCTGCGCGGCCCGACGGTGTGCGAGGTCATCGACGAGGGCCAGGTCAGTGACGTCCTGGCCAGGCTGGGGCCCGACCCGTTGCGCAGCGACGCCGATCCGTCGTGGGCGTGGAAGCGGATTGCCAAGTCCCGCAGACCCATTGGCGCGCTGCTGATGGACCAGACGGTGATGGCCGGCGTCGGCAACGTCTATCGCAGCGAGTTGCTGTTCCGCCACCGGATCGACCCGTTCCGGCCCGGTCGCGACGTGGGTGAGGACGAGTTCGACGCGGCCTGGACCGATCTGGTCGCGCTGATGAAGGTCGGATTGCGTCGCGGGAAGATCATCGTGGTGCGGCCCGAACACGACCACGGCGCGCCGTCGTACCGGCCCGATCGGCCCCGCACCTACGTCTACCGGCGGGCCGGCGAGCCCTGCCGGGTGTCCGGCGATCCGATCCGCACGACGGTGCTGGAGGGGCGCAACGTTTTCTGGTGTCCGACCTGCCAGAAGTAAGCAGGCCGGGCTCGCCCGAAACCTCCGCCGGGGGACGGGGCCGCGGATTGGCAGGAAATTCGCAGCTCGAAACACTGGCGGAAATTGTTTAGGCAAAGCACCGATGCGGGTAAAACACCGTCTGTGAAAACTCTTCCACGTTTTGCCGCAACGGCTCTCGCAATCGCCGGGCTGGGTTTAGCCGGCATGGGCGTCGCAACCGAGGCGCAGGCCCACCCCGGCCCCTTCCCGCAATGGTGTCCGGGTGAGTACTGGGACCCGGGCTGGGGTGACAACTGGGACTGGAACGGCTGCCACGACTGGCACCGTGAGGGCTGGGGCCCTGGCGGGCCGGGCGGCTGGGACCGCGACCACCCCGGTGGTCCCGGATGGGACCACGACCACCCTGGTGGTCCCGGATGGGGTCCCGGTGGTCCTGGCGGACCGCCGCCGCCTCCCGGCTGGCACCCCTGATCCAGATAAGCCACGCAACCAAACGCGCCCTGCCGATACCCGGCAGGGCGCGTTTGCGTTCAGGCGCTAGCTGACTCCCAGCACGGAGTAGACCTCGTTGGACAGCACCAGGCTGCGCGGGTCCGCGTTCGCCTTGGTGGGGTCGAAGTGATTGGCCACATACGCGTAGCCGATGCGGTGCTCAAGGTCGACGAACCCGAACGAGCCGCCCAGCCCGCCATGGCCGAAGATCCGAGGGTTGGGTCCGTTGACGCAGCGCTGGTTGAGCATGTAGCCCAGCCCCCAGCCGTGGTCGGCGACCCGCGGGCCCAGCACCAGATCGGTGTCCAGCCCACCCTGACAGACCCGCACCAGGTCCATGTGCTCGCGGCTGAGCACCTTCTCCTGGGCGAGCGCGTTGTAGAAGGTCGCCAATCCCAACGCCGAGACCTGCCCGTTGGTGCCGGGGAACTCGAGTTCGCGCCAGAGGTTCAGGTCGTGCGAGCCGAGTTCGTCATCGGGGGCGAACCCCATCGAGATGGACAGTCCCGCCTTGGGGTGATCGGCCAGGCTGGTGGGATAGCCGGGAGCCTTCGCCTCGGCCAGCAGGTCTCGGGCGTGCGGCTTGTTGACCCGCTCGGCGCAGCGGTGCTGCTCGCTCAGCGGCAACCCGATATGGACGTCGGCGCCGAACGGTTCGGCGATCTCGGTGCGCAGGTATTGGCCGATGGTCCGGCCCGTCACCCGGCGGAACACCTCGCCCATGATGAAACCGAAGGTCGTCATATGGTAGCCCTGCGCGGTGCCAGGTTCCCACCACGGCTCGGCGGCCGCCAGCTGTTCGCAGACATAGTCCCAGTCGGCGACCTGCTCCCACCGCATCCGGGTGCGCGGACCGATCACCCCGGATCGGTGGCTCATCACCATCGCCAGCGTGATGTCTTGTTTGCCCGCCCGGGCGAACTCGGGCCAGTAGTGGGCGACCGGGGCCTGCAGATCCAGCTCCCCGCGGTCGGCGAGCTGGTGCACGCAGGTGGCCGACAGGCCCTTGGTGCCGGACAGCACGGTGGTGAGGGTGTTCTGCCGCCACGGCCGGGTGCGGGCCCCGTCGGCCCAGCCACCCCACAAATTGACCACCAGAGACCCGTCGACCCACACCGCGACGGCGGCGCCGACCTCATCGCCCAGCGTGAAATTGCGCTCGAATGCGTCGCGAACACCGGCAAAGTCCGAGGCGCATGACCCGTGGATTGACGCGTCGGTCTTCAGGTCGCTCATGGCGCCTTTCTATCGAGCAGATAGTTAGCCCGAGCGGGCGACGGGAATCGAACCCGCGTAGCTAGTTTGGAAGACTAGGGCTCTACCATTGAGCTACGCCCGCATGTATTTAGTCGAGCGTGACTGTAGCTGGCGACGAAGATCAAATCTAATCGACTCGGTTTTGTGATCGCTCCGTGAGGTCTGCGACGTCGCCGCCAAGCCCGTGGCCAACCCGGTGGTGAGGGGCCTTAGGATCATCGAGGTCAGCGCGGGGTGTAGCGCAGCTTGGTAGCGCATCCGCTTTGGGAGCGGAAGGCCGCAGGTTCAAATCCTGTCACCCCGACCAGCACGACCGGTCCGTGCCATGCGCACGACCCACCGACCGCCTACAACGAGCAAAGAACGAGCACTGAGGAGCACACCCGTGAAGAGCACCGTCGAGCAGTTGAGCCCCACCCGGGTGCGCATCAACGTGGAGGTCCCTTTCTCGGAACTCGAACCCGACTTCCAGCGCGCCTACAAGGAGCTGGCCCGGCAGGTGCGGCTGCCCGGGTTCCGGCCGGGCAAGGCGCCGGCGAAGTTGCTGGAGGCGCGCTTCGGTCGCGAGGCGATGCTCGATCAGGTCGTCAACGAGGCGCTGCCCGCGCGGTACGGGCAGGCAGTCGCCGAATCCGAGGTGCACCCGCTGGGCCAGCCCGAGATCGAGGTCACCAAGAAGGAGTACGGCGAGGAGCTGGCCTTCACCGCAGAGGTCGACGTCCGCCCCAAGCTGACCCTGCCGGACCCCGGGGCGCTCAAGGTCTCGGTGGATCCGATCGAGGTCAGCGACGAGGACGTGGACGCCGAACTGCAGTCTCTGCGTGCCCGATTCGGCACCCTGACCGGGGTGGACCGCCCGGTCGCCGACGGCGACTTCGTCTCGATCGACCTGTCGGCCACCATCGACGGCGAAGAGATTCCGGGCGCCGCCGCGCAGGGCCTGTCCCACGAGGTCGGCTCGGGCCGGCTCATCGCGGGCCTGGACGAGGCGCTGGTCGGTCTGTCCGTGGACGAGTCCAAGGAGTTCACCGCGCAGCTGGCGACGGGCGAACACGCGGGCAAGGATGCCCAGGTGACCGTCACGGTCAAGTCGATCAAGGAACGCGAGCTGCCCGAGCCCGACGACGAGTTCGCGCAACTGGCCAGCGAGTTCGACACCATCGAGGAGCTGAAGTCCAACCTGCGCGAGCAGGTCGGCCGCACCAAGCGCGCCCAGCAGGCCGAGAACATTCGCGAAGCCGCCCTCGACACGCTGCTCGAGCAGGTCGAGGTGCCGCTGCCGGAAGCCATCGTCAAGGCCCAGGTCGACAGCGCGTTGCACAACGCCCTGCACAGCCTCGACCACGACGAGTCCAAGCTCGAGGAAGTGCTGGCCCAGCAGGGCAAGTCCCGCGAGGAGTTCGAGACCGAGACGCGCACCGCCGCCGAGACGGACGTCAAGCGGCAGCTGCTGCTGGATGCCCTGGCCGACGAGCTGGAGGTCCAGGTTGGCCAGGACGACCTGACCGAGCGCCTGGTGGCGACGTCGCGGCAATACGGCATCGAGCCCCAGCAGCTGGTGGCCTACCTCCAGGAGAACAACCAGCTGCCGGCCATGTTCGCCGACGTGCGGCGCGCACTGGCGATCGCCGAGGTGATCCGGTCGGCGACCGTCACCGATACCGCCGGAAACGCCATCGACACGAGTGAATTCTTCGGCAAGCGCTCCGAGGCCGACGAGGACTCGGGCGACGCCGGCGATTCCGATGAGGCCGACGCAGGGGAGTGACCGCGCCATGACGCTGTGAGCGAACGTGCCCCTTTCAGGGGTGCGTGGCCGCGAAACAGTGGGCTCGGTTGGTTAGTGTCGTGAATACAGATCTCGAGAAAGCAGGTAACCCAGTCGTGACTGACATGCGTTCAAACTCGCAGGGTCTCAACCTCACGGACTCGGTCTATGAGCGCTTGCTGTCCGAGCGCATCATCTTCCTGGGTTCGGAGGTGAGCGACGAAATCGCCAACCGGCTGTGCGCGCAGATTCTGCTGCTCGCCGCCGAGGATGCCACCAAGGACATTTCGCTGTACATCAATTCACCGGGCGGATCGATCAGCGCCGGGATGGCGATCTACGACACCATGGTGCTGGCGCCGTGCGACATCGCCACCTACGCGATGGGCATGGCCGCCTCGATGGGCGAGTTCTTGTTGGCCGCCGGCACCAAGGGCAAGCGGTACGCGTTGCCGCACGCCCGCATCCTGATGCACCAGCCGCTCGGCGGGGTCACCGGAAGCGCGGCCGACATCGCCATCCAGGCCGAGCAGTTCACGGTCATCAAGAAGGAGATGTTCCGGCTCAACGCGGAATTCACCGGCCAGCCGATCGAGCGCATCGAGGCGGATTCCGATCGCGACCGCTGGTTCACCGCGCAGGAGGCCCTGGAATACGGCTTCGTCGACCACATCATCACCCGCGCCGCCCACATCACCAATGGAGAAGCCCAGTGAACCCCGAAACGCAGCCCCAGGCGCGCTACATCCTGCCCTCGTTCATCGAGCACTCCAGCTTCGGTGTCAAGGAGTCCAACCCGTATAACAAGCTGTTCGAGGAACGCATCATCTTCCTCGGCGTGCAGGTCGACGACGCGTCGGCGAACGACATCATGGCGCAGCTGCTGGTGCTCGAGTCGTTGGACCCCGACCGCGACATCACCATGTACATCAACTCGCCCGGTGGCGGATTCACCTCGCTGATGGCGATCTACGACACCATGCAGTACGTGCGCGCCGACATCCAGACGGTGTGCCTGGGCCAGGCCGCCTCGGCGGCCGCGGTGCTGCTGGCCGCCGGGACGCCGGGCAAGCGGATGGCGCTGCCCAACGCCCGGGTGCTGATCCACCAGCCCTCGCTGCAGGGCGTGATCCAGGGCCAGTTCTCCGATCTGGAGATCCAGGCCGCCGAGATCGAGCGGATGCGCACGCTGATGGAGACCACGCTGGCCCGCCACACCGGCAAGGACGCCGCGACGGTCCGCAAGGACACCGACCGGGACAAGATCCTGACCGCCGAAGAGGCCAAGGACTACGGGATCATCGACACCGTGCTGGAGTACCGGAAGCTTTCGGCGCAGTCCGCCTAGCGGTTGCGGCGAAGGTCGGCGATGTCGGCGGGCCCGACCCGGCAGCATCCGCCGACGATGCGGGCCCCGGCCGCGGTCCACTGGGCCGCCAGGTCCGTGCTGAACCGCGACGGCCCGGTCCACCTGTGCCGCAACGCGTCCCAGCGTTCGCCGCTGTTCGGGTAGACGATGACCGGCTTCCCGGCCGCCTCGGCGCGCGCGATCGCGGGCAACACGTCGTCGGGCGCGCAGCAGTTCACCCCGACCGCGACGATCTCGTCAACGCCGGCCGCCACCGCGAACGCGTCGGCCAGCGATTGCCCGGCGCGGGTCCGGTCGCCCTCGATGGTGTAGCTCAGCCAGGCCGGCTTCCCGACCGAGCGCACCAGCTCGACCAGGGCCTGCGCCTCGTCGACGTCGGGCACGGTTTCGCACGCCAGCAGGTCCGCGCCGGCGTCGGCCAGGGTCTCCAGCCGTGGTCGATGCCATCGCGCCAGGGCCGCGACCGACAGGCCGTAGCGCCCGCGGTACTCCGATCCGTCGGCCAGCGCCGCGCCGTACGGTCCGATCGAGGCGGCAACGAGCAGCCCATCGAGGCCGGATTCGTCCCGCGCCGCCTTGGCAAGCTCGACGCTGCGGCGCAGCAGCCCGGCCGTTTCCCGGCGATCGAACCCGCGGGCGGCGAACCCCTCGAACGAGGCCTGGTAGCTGGCCGTCGTCGCGATGATGGCCCCGGCGTGGAAGTAGGCGGCGTGCACGGCGGCGATGGCCTGCGGCGCGTCGGCGAGCAGCCTGGCCGACCACAACGGGTCGGACAGGTCATGGCCACGCGCTTCGAGCTCGGTGGCCAAGCCGCCGTCGAGCAGCACGCATCCGCTGGGCCATGCAAAGCCTGCCGCCGAACCCACGTCGCCACTGTAGGGTGAATTCTTGGGGGTCCGCCCAGGCCTCGCGTGATTGTCGGCGTTGGGTTAGCACCTCCACACCGAAGCAAGGTCGGAGGGCAGTCAGCCTCGGTCGCATCACGACCGCGACACGCCAAGGACACGCAAAGCGCGCCTTTCGCGAGTGACGGGCTCCGTCTGGCTATATGTTTCATCACATACGGACATGCATGAATACCACCGACGCGATTCGGCCCTTATGGTCGCGTCGGGCCCGAACAAACGGGTAGCGTCGGTGAATACATGCGGGGACAGGCACGACCAACGGCGAACAGGAAGTAGGCCCTCAGCACCATGGCGCGCATCGGAGACGGCGGTGACCTGTTGAAGTGCTCGTTCTGCGGGAAGAGCCAGAAGCAGGTCAAGAAGCTCATTGCTGGCCCCGGTGTGTACATCTGCGATGAATGCATCGATCTCTGCAACGAGATCATCGAAGAGGAGCTCGCCGACGCCGACGACGTGAAGCTTGACGAACTCCCCAAGCCGATCGAGATCCGGGAGTTCCTCGAGGGATACGTCATCGGGCAGGACACCGCCAAGCGGACCCTGGCCGTGGCCGTCTACAACCACTACAAGCGGATCCAGGCCGGTGAAAAGGGCCGGGACTCGCGGCACGAGCCGGTCGAGCTGACCAAGTCCAACATCTTGATGCTCGGACCGACCGGCTGCGGCAAGACCTACCTGGCCCAGACGCTCGCCAAGATGCTCAACGTCCCGTTCGCCATCGCCGACGCCACCGCCCTGACCGAAGCCGGTTACGTCGGTGAGGACGTCGAGAACATCTTGCTCAAGCTGATCCAGGCGGCCGACTACGACGTCAAGCGCGCCGAGACCGGCATCATCTACATCGATGAGGTCGACAAGATCGCCCGTAAGAGCGAGAACCCGTCGATCACCCGCGACGTCTCCGGAGAAGGCGTCCAGCAGGCCCTGCTGAAGATCCTGGAAGGCACCCAGGCCTCGGTTCCCCCGCAGGGTGGGCGCAAGCACCCGCACCAGGAGTTCATCCAGATCGACACCACCAACGTGCTGTTCATCGTCGCCGGGGCCTTCGCGGGCCTGGAGAAGATCATCTACGAGCGGGTCGGCAAGCGCGGCCTGGGCTTCGGCGCCGAGGTGCGCTCCAAGGCGGAGATCGACACCACCGACCACTTCTCCGACGTGATGCCCGAAGACCTGATCAAGTTCGGCCTGATCCCCGAGTTCATCGGCCGGCTGCCGGTGGTCGCGTCCGTCACCAACCTGGACCGCGAGTCGCTGGTCAAGATCCTGTCCGAGCCGAAGAACGCGCTGGTCAAGCAGTACACCCGGCTCTTCGAAATGGACAACGTGGAGCTCGAGTTCAGCGACGACGCCCTGGAAGCGATCGCCGACCAGGCGATCCACCGCGGCACCGGCGCCCGTGGCCTGCGGGCCATCATGGAAGAGGTCCTGCTGCCGGTGATGTATGACATCCCGAGCCGCGACGACGTCGCGAAGGTCGTGGTGACCAAGGAGACCGTCCAGGACAACGTCTTGCCGACGATCGTGCCGCGCAAGCCTTCCCGTTCCGAGCGCCGGGACAAGAGCGCCTAAGTCCGTCCAGTATCCCCGCGGGACCAATTACCGACCGCCTCCTCGCGTGCTTTGCTGCCCGTGCGACGTGCATTGACGTGACCAACGCCACAGTTTGCTGGGCTACTGATCAGTAGCACGTCGCTGACGTGGTCTTTTGGCAGCCGACGCGGCTGAGATGACGGCTCAGGGACGGCGATGGCGACCGTAAATCAGTGCCATAATTGATACTTCCAGTGACATCAAACCGAGACGGCCGGAAAGTCACTTTCACGGGCGTAATCTAGGTTGCGCAGTGTCTGTCCGGTGAGCAAAGTGGAGGGCAAAGACGTGGATCCGAACGGCAGCGGAGCCGGATCAGACTCACAGAATGGGGCTTCGCCCAACGGATCTGCCCGTCAGCGCCTCGAACAAGTCGTCATTCGCTTCGCCGGGGACTCCGGCGACGGCATGCAGCTCACCGGTGACCGCTTCACATCCGAGGCAGCGCTTTTCGGCAACGACCTGGCCACCCAGCCCAACTATCCCGCCGAGATCCGCGCCCCTGCAGGCACGCTGCCCGGCGTCTCGTCCTTCCAGATTCAGATTGCCGACTACGACATCCTGACCGCCGGCGACCGGCCCGACGTCCTCGTCGCGATGAATCCCGCTGCGCTCAAAGCCAACATCGGTGACCTGCCCCGCGGTGGAATGGTGATCGCGAACTCCGACGAGTTCACCAAGCGCAACCTGACCAAGGTCGGCTACGTCACCAACCCGCTTGAGACCGATGAGTTGTCGGACTACGTGGTGCATTCCGTCGCGATGACCACGCTGACGCTCGGGGCGGTCGAGACGATCGGCGCGACGAAGAAGGACGGCCAGCGCGCCAAGAACATGTTCGCGCTGGGCCTGCTGTCGTGGATGTACGGGCGGCCGATCGAAACCAGCGAGAAGTTCATCCGGGAGAAGTTCGCCCGCAAGCCCGAGGTCGCCGAGACCAACGTGCTGGCGCTGAAGGCGGGCTGGAACTACGGCGAAACGACCGAGGCCTTCGGCACCACCTACGAGGTGTCCCGGGCGACCCTGCCGTCGGGCGAATACCGCCAGATCTCGGGCAACACCGCCCTGGCGTACGGCATCGTGGCGGCCGGTCAGCTGGCGGACATTCCGGTCATGCTCGGCAGCTACCCGATCACGCCGGCCTCCGACATCCTGCACGAGCTGTCCAAGCACAAGAACTTCAACGTCGTGACCTTCCAGGCCGAGGACGAGATCGGTGGCATCTGCGCCGCCATCGGCGCCTCGTACGGCGGCGTGCTGGGCGTCACCACCACCTCCGGCCCCGGCATCTCGCTCAAGTCCGAGGCGCTCGGGCTGGCCGTGATGACCGAGCTGCCGCTGCTCGTCGTCGACGTGCAGCGCGGCGGGCCCTCGACCGGGCTGCCCACCAAGACCGAGCAGGCCGACCTGCTGCAGGCGTTGTTCGGGCGCAACGGCGAGTCACCGGTCGCGGTGCTGGCCCCGCGCTCACCCTCGGATTGCTTCGAGACCGCGCTCGAGGCGGCCCGCATCGCGGTGTCCTACCACACCCCGGTGATCGTCTTGTCCGACGGCGCGATCGCCAATGGGTCAGAGCCCTGGCGCATTCCGGACGTCAGCACGCTGCCGCGCATCACGCACACCTTCGCCAAGCCAGACGAGCCGTTCCAGCCCTACGCGCGTGACCCGGAGACGCTGGCGCGGCAATTCGCCGTGCCCGGCACCCCGGGGCTCGAGCACCGCATCGGAGGGCTGGAAGCGGCGAACGGCTCCGGCAACATCTCCTACGAGCCGGTCAACCACGACCTGATGGTCCGGTTGCGCCAGGCCAAGATCGACGGGATCTCGGTACCCGATCTGGAGGTCGACGACCCGACCGGCGACGCCGAACTGCTGCTGATCGGCTGGGGCAGCTCGTACGGCCCGATCGGTGAGGCCTGCCGGCGCGCGCGGCGCAAGGGCATCAAGGTGGCGCACGCCCACTTGCGCTACCTCAACCCCTTCCCGGCCAATCTGGGCGAGGTGCTGCGGCGCTACCCGCAGGTAGTGGCGCCGGAAATGAACCTGGGTCAGCTCGCGTTCCTGCTGCGTGGCAAGTA
This window harbors:
- a CDS encoding 2-oxoacid:acceptor oxidoreductase subunit alpha, with amino-acid sequence MDPNGSGAGSDSQNGASPNGSARQRLEQVVIRFAGDSGDGMQLTGDRFTSEAALFGNDLATQPNYPAEIRAPAGTLPGVSSFQIQIADYDILTAGDRPDVLVAMNPAALKANIGDLPRGGMVIANSDEFTKRNLTKVGYVTNPLETDELSDYVVHSVAMTTLTLGAVETIGATKKDGQRAKNMFALGLLSWMYGRPIETSEKFIREKFARKPEVAETNVLALKAGWNYGETTEAFGTTYEVSRATLPSGEYRQISGNTALAYGIVAAGQLADIPVMLGSYPITPASDILHELSKHKNFNVVTFQAEDEIGGICAAIGASYGGVLGVTTTSGPGISLKSEALGLAVMTELPLLVVDVQRGGPSTGLPTKTEQADLLQALFGRNGESPVAVLAPRSPSDCFETALEAARIAVSYHTPVIVLSDGAIANGSEPWRIPDVSTLPRITHTFAKPDEPFQPYARDPETLARQFAVPGTPGLEHRIGGLEAANGSGNISYEPVNHDLMVRLRQAKIDGISVPDLEVDDPTGDAELLLIGWGSSYGPIGEACRRARRKGIKVAHAHLRYLNPFPANLGEVLRRYPQVVAPEMNLGQLAFLLRGKYLVDVQSVSKVQGVAFLADEIGRVIRAALGGTLAEVENDKTMVAKMAAATVGAGA